In Candidatus Manganitrophaceae bacterium, the following proteins share a genomic window:
- a CDS encoding tetratricopeptide repeat protein, whose amino-acid sequence MPYKIRVQKKREEASLRLVARSEEWVEQVRSNPKWIWTGVGIVLAALLVFLGVWFVNNQTEQKAGLLEAEAFRLFHEPPPLPQPKEEGKPQPDLLDKTERLKKSVSLYDEILQKYPRSATARTAEYEIGNIYFELKDYDAAEKRYLAFLGKHSDQKDLASLAHLKLGYLYERKGNADAAMKQFRTAYESEEGHNRDQAGFEWARALEAGDKKNEAVEIYKKVSEGYAKSPWATEAKVRMDKLNPPAAAAPAPTPSGAEPGKATPPPAVAKEPSGAKPNPKPKK is encoded by the coding sequence ATGCCTTACAAGATTCGCGTTCAGAAAAAAAGAGAAGAAGCCTCGCTTCGTCTGGTGGCCCGTTCGGAAGAGTGGGTGGAGCAGGTCCGTAGCAATCCAAAATGGATCTGGACCGGCGTGGGGATTGTTCTTGCGGCTCTGTTGGTTTTCCTCGGCGTTTGGTTTGTGAATAACCAAACGGAACAGAAGGCGGGTCTGCTGGAGGCCGAGGCGTTCCGGCTCTTTCACGAGCCGCCGCCCCTTCCTCAGCCGAAGGAAGAAGGAAAACCCCAGCCCGACCTTCTGGACAAGACGGAGCGGCTGAAAAAATCGGTCAGCCTCTACGATGAGATCCTGCAAAAGTATCCACGGTCGGCGACGGCGCGTACGGCGGAGTATGAGATCGGAAACATTTATTTCGAGCTGAAAGATTACGACGCCGCCGAAAAAAGATATCTCGCCTTTCTCGGAAAGCATTCCGACCAAAAAGACCTCGCCTCTTTGGCCCACCTCAAGCTCGGCTATCTCTACGAACGGAAGGGAAATGCGGATGCGGCGATGAAGCAGTTCCGGACCGCTTACGAATCGGAAGAGGGGCATAACCGCGATCAAGCCGGCTTCGAATGGGCCCGTGCATTGGAGGCGGGTGACAAGAAGAACGAAGCGGTGGAGATCTATAAAAAGGTCTCGGAAGGATATGCCAAATCACCCTGGGCGACTGAAGCGAAGGTTCGGATGGACAAACTGAACCCGCCTGCCGCGGCGGCTCCAGCCCCGACCCCCTCGGGCGCAGAGCCGGGGAAGGCCACCCCACCTCCTGCAGTCGCAAAAGAGCCTTCCGGCGCAAAGCCGAACCCGAAGCCGAAGAAATAA
- a CDS encoding TolC family protein, with translation MIRRGGVFLLISGLILIGHSNVFAQRVVTLEEAYRQAMAESQQIGISRENLLQAEQEIDRAKSFLYPNVNTDANYQRRADPKFGPSFGIGASGAVPILPQTQEQFNLTLSQPLYTGGRATAAFRSAKLGVRGGRLDLSLTTENLLFEVARAYYEALKAQRNVEIEENEVRRLEAHLTDADKRFRVGEAIKTVVLRAQAELADARARLIRAKNDQATTLDQLALLARIADPFTLADPPSLTLSEKAEAEWVKTAHARRSDLERQSANIQISEEQIKIAKGTFFPTLRLEGRYNWLHQDPQTPFAITNDRSALLIFSFPVFEGRLRVAELAQARSRHRQTVLQKELLSDQIAVEVRRSLLNLNALTSEVDVIKAQVAFARENFALVSRQFAVGLATNIDVLDANAALISAERQLTNTTYDREVAILQVEKSVGVFLDLIPPSAGRREERSPPSASGPEKKEDQK, from the coding sequence ATGATCCGGAGGGGGGGTGTTTTCCTTTTGATATCGGGGCTGATCTTGATCGGCCATTCCAACGTCTTCGCGCAGCGGGTTGTCACCTTAGAGGAAGCCTATCGACAGGCGATGGCTGAAAGCCAGCAGATCGGGATCTCTCGCGAAAATCTATTGCAGGCCGAGCAAGAGATCGACCGTGCCAAAAGCTTTCTCTATCCCAACGTCAACACCGATGCAAACTATCAGCGTCGTGCTGACCCGAAGTTCGGACCGTCGTTCGGCATCGGCGCCTCCGGTGCCGTTCCGATTCTTCCGCAAACGCAAGAACAATTTAACCTCACCCTGAGTCAGCCGCTCTACACCGGCGGCCGGGCCACCGCCGCTTTTCGAAGCGCGAAGCTGGGAGTTAGGGGAGGGAGGCTCGACCTCAGCTTGACTACGGAGAATCTCCTTTTCGAGGTTGCCCGCGCTTATTATGAAGCGCTCAAAGCACAGCGAAACGTCGAAATTGAAGAAAATGAAGTCCGGCGGCTGGAAGCGCACCTAACCGATGCCGACAAGCGATTCCGAGTCGGAGAAGCGATCAAGACGGTCGTTCTTCGTGCCCAGGCGGAGCTGGCCGACGCCCGCGCCCGGCTGATCCGCGCCAAAAACGATCAAGCGACAACCCTCGATCAACTGGCGCTCCTCGCCCGGATCGCCGATCCGTTCACCCTCGCCGATCCTCCCTCTTTAACCCTCTCGGAGAAGGCCGAGGCGGAGTGGGTGAAGACGGCCCATGCGCGCCGGTCTGATCTGGAGCGTCAGTCGGCGAACATCCAAATCTCGGAAGAACAGATCAAAATCGCGAAGGGAACTTTTTTCCCGACATTGCGGCTAGAGGGGCGATACAACTGGCTTCATCAAGATCCTCAGACCCCCTTCGCGATTACGAACGATCGATCGGCGCTTCTCATCTTCTCCTTTCCAGTTTTTGAGGGACGGCTTCGCGTCGCCGAATTGGCGCAGGCAAGATCCCGTCATCGTCAGACGGTCCTTCAAAAGGAGCTCCTCTCGGATCAAATCGCCGTCGAGGTGCGGCGGTCGCTCTTGAATTTAAACGCCCTGACCTCGGAGGTCGATGTTATCAAAGCCCAGGTGGCGTTTGCGCGGGAGAATTTCGCGCTGGTTTCCAGGCAGTTCGCCGTCGGGCTGGCCACCAATATCGATGTCCTCGATGCGAACGCCGCCCTCATCAGCGCGGAGCGGCAGCTGACGAACACGACCTACGATCGGGAGGTGGCGATTCTTCAGGTGGAGAAATCGGTCGGCGTCTTCCTCGACCTCATTCCGCCGTCGGCGGGACGCCGCGAGGAGCGTTCGCCCCCTTCGGCAAGCGGTCCCGAAAAAAAGGAGGATCAAAAGTAA
- a CDS encoding regulator, with protein MKSFHRLDAGGRASAPSETVRWKAVLFVAFLFIGIVQTGGAQSPPSPNPAALWTGWQIGEVVVRALAARGDEIWIGTSNGLIRFNRKSETHQIYNAKSGLLSNVVVSIHFDAKGSAWIGTYGGGLSRFDGSRWEQFTPYGHGDRNYGPEWIQYKPKSGLGDLWVYDVLFEPNGTMWVATWKGASRFDGKGFVTYTIDDGLVDKWVYTLEREPSGVLWFGTEGGVNRFDGKTMKGWTHKDGLGADISGEGSAPTGGGYETNAAHHQADGKENQEVNPNYVISSAIDAGGMKWFGTWGGGLSRFDGKVFKNYTTADGLAGNIINAIEIDKQGVMWLGTNKGVSRFDGKRFENFNTMNGLLGNYVYSIAIDADGNKWFGTFGGVSRYAGN; from the coding sequence ATGAAGTCGTTTCATCGTCTGGATGCCGGCGGGAGAGCGAGCGCCCCGTCGGAAACCGTCCGCTGGAAGGCGGTTCTCTTCGTTGCATTTTTGTTCATAGGAATCGTTCAGACCGGCGGGGCGCAATCTCCCCCGTCGCCGAACCCCGCCGCTCTCTGGACCGGCTGGCAGATCGGAGAGGTCGTCGTCCGGGCGTTGGCCGCGCGGGGAGACGAGATCTGGATCGGCACCTCCAACGGCCTTATCCGCTTCAACCGAAAAAGTGAAACGCATCAAATTTATAATGCCAAATCGGGGCTTCTTTCGAATGTCGTCGTCTCGATCCATTTTGACGCAAAAGGCAGCGCCTGGATCGGCACCTACGGCGGCGGGCTCTCCCGGTTCGACGGGAGCCGATGGGAGCAGTTTACACCCTACGGACATGGAGACAGGAACTATGGTCCCGAGTGGATTCAATACAAGCCGAAGAGCGGCCTTGGCGATCTCTGGGTCTATGATGTCCTCTTCGAGCCGAACGGGACGATGTGGGTCGCCACCTGGAAGGGGGCGAGCCGGTTCGATGGAAAGGGATTCGTCACCTATACGATCGACGATGGTCTGGTCGACAAATGGGTCTATACGCTGGAGCGGGAGCCGTCGGGGGTCCTCTGGTTCGGCACCGAAGGGGGGGTCAACCGCTTCGATGGAAAAACGATGAAGGGCTGGACCCACAAAGACGGCCTCGGCGCCGACATCTCCGGAGAAGGATCCGCCCCGACCGGGGGAGGATATGAGACGAATGCAGCGCATCACCAGGCGGACGGAAAAGAAAATCAGGAGGTGAACCCCAACTATGTCATCTCCTCCGCGATCGACGCCGGCGGGATGAAATGGTTCGGAACCTGGGGGGGAGGGCTCTCCCGCTTCGACGGAAAAGTCTTCAAGAATTATACGACCGCCGACGGCTTGGCCGGCAATATCATCAATGCGATCGAGATCGACAAGCAAGGGGTGATGTGGCTCGGAACCAACAAAGGGGTCAGCCGATTTGACGGAAAGCGCTTTGAAAACTTTAATACGATGAACGGCTTGTTGGGAAACTACGTCTACTCCATCGCGATCGACGCGGATGGCAACAAGTGGTTCGGCACCTTCGGCGGGGTCAGCCGCTACGCCGGAAATTAA
- a CDS encoding Re/Si-specific NAD(P)(+) transhydrogenase subunit alpha, with product MKIAIPKEILPGERRVAATPETVDKMVKGGLEVWVESDAGQAAFFSNGDYEKVGAKIAPDAASVYSDADIVIKIQRPLQNEKVGKDEVELMKEGAILVALLQPMSYPEIVQKLAARKVTSFSVDLIPRITRAQRMDVLSSMSSIAGYKAVLLAASAFGKLIPMMTTAAGTLPPAKVLIIGAGVAGLQAIATAKRLGAQVEAFDTRPAVKEQVKSLGAEFVELELGHEQAEDAGGYAKELSAEFYKKEKELIHQHVKAADIVITTALIPGKKAPVLITTDMVKEMKKGSVIVDMAVEQGGNCELSKVGQEVVEYGVTIVGATNLPSSVPIHASQMYAKNMHNFLFHLYVNKELKLDLNDEITKGAMVTHKGEIVNSKVKEIAAKG from the coding sequence ATGAAGATAGCCATTCCGAAAGAGATCCTTCCCGGGGAGCGCCGGGTTGCCGCCACGCCTGAAACGGTCGACAAGATGGTCAAGGGGGGCTTGGAAGTTTGGGTGGAATCCGATGCCGGACAGGCCGCTTTCTTCTCAAACGGCGATTATGAAAAGGTCGGGGCAAAAATCGCCCCTGATGCCGCATCGGTTTACTCCGATGCTGACATTGTCATCAAAATTCAACGGCCGCTCCAGAACGAAAAGGTCGGCAAAGACGAAGTGGAGTTGATGAAGGAAGGAGCGATCCTGGTCGCGCTCCTTCAACCGATGAGCTATCCCGAGATCGTTCAGAAGCTGGCCGCAAGGAAGGTCACCTCCTTCTCGGTCGACCTGATCCCCCGGATTACCCGCGCCCAACGGATGGATGTCCTCAGTTCGATGAGCAGCATCGCCGGATACAAAGCGGTCCTCCTCGCCGCATCGGCCTTCGGAAAACTGATCCCGATGATGACCACCGCCGCCGGCACCCTTCCCCCGGCCAAGGTTTTGATCATCGGCGCCGGCGTTGCAGGGCTGCAGGCGATCGCAACGGCCAAACGGCTGGGGGCCCAGGTCGAAGCGTTCGACACCCGCCCCGCCGTGAAGGAGCAGGTGAAGAGCCTCGGCGCGGAGTTCGTTGAATTGGAGCTCGGCCATGAGCAGGCGGAAGATGCCGGCGGTTATGCCAAGGAGCTCTCCGCAGAGTTTTACAAAAAAGAAAAAGAGCTGATTCACCAACATGTCAAAGCGGCCGATATCGTGATTACGACCGCGCTCATCCCCGGCAAGAAAGCGCCGGTCCTCATCACGACCGACATGGTCAAAGAGATGAAGAAAGGCTCCGTGATCGTCGACATGGCGGTGGAACAGGGAGGAAACTGCGAGTTAAGCAAGGTCGGCCAGGAGGTCGTGGAGTACGGCGTCACGATCGTCGGCGCCACCAATCTTCCGAGCAGCGTGCCGATTCATGCAAGCCAGATGTATGCCAAGAACATGCACAACTTTCTCTTTCACCTCTACGTGAACAAAGAGTTGAAGTTAGACCTCAACGATGAGATCACGAAGGGGGCGATGGTAACCCACAAGGGGGAGATCGTTAATTCAAAGGTCAAAGAGATCGCCGCAAAAGGATAA
- a CDS encoding lipoate--protein ligase family protein — MDMKESWRLLLHPPQPAEVNMAVDEAIAIAFSNGKTPPTLRLYSWSLPSISIGSFQAWEPGWDVPALSGKVPFVRRITGGRALLHDRELTYSVVAGTRDRLFSDGIKGTFYTIAGGFLAGLQSLGVSVDVYSPPRSERLERPSSPLCFASTSWYEITAQGKKLIGSAQRRWVGHFLQHGSLILEKRGVEGFHPSANQIGLSELLPTLPSEDTMVRAITSGFESALPIRLASGSLTPEEEATTLRLAKEKYGTDAWNLRRETPS; from the coding sequence ATGGATATGAAAGAATCCTGGAGGCTATTGCTTCATCCTCCTCAACCGGCGGAAGTCAACATGGCGGTGGATGAAGCGATTGCAATCGCTTTCTCGAATGGAAAAACTCCCCCAACCCTTCGCCTTTACAGCTGGTCGCTCCCTTCCATCTCGATCGGCTCCTTCCAAGCATGGGAGCCGGGATGGGATGTTCCGGCCTTGAGCGGCAAGGTCCCCTTTGTCCGCCGGATTACCGGGGGCCGCGCGCTTCTCCACGATCGAGAGTTGACCTACTCCGTCGTGGCCGGAACGCGCGATCGGCTCTTTTCCGACGGCATCAAAGGAACCTTCTATACCATCGCCGGCGGATTCCTCGCGGGACTCCAGTCGCTCGGCGTTTCGGTGGATGTCTACTCCCCTCCGCGCTCCGAGCGGTTAGAACGGCCCTCCAGTCCCCTCTGCTTCGCTTCGACCTCCTGGTATGAAATCACCGCGCAAGGGAAAAAACTGATCGGGAGCGCCCAGCGGCGGTGGGTCGGCCATTTCCTTCAACATGGCTCGTTGATTTTGGAGAAGCGCGGCGTGGAGGGATTTCACCCCTCGGCAAATCAAATTGGACTGTCCGAACTCCTCCCCACCCTCCCTTCCGAGGATACGATGGTACGGGCCATTACAAGCGGATTTGAATCGGCGCTGCCGATCCGGCTGGCATCCGGCTCGCTGACCCCGGAGGAAGAGGCGACCACCCTCCGCTTGGCAAAGGAAAAATATGGAACCGACGCATGGAATCTGCGTCGGGAAACGCCGTCATAA
- a CDS encoding JDVT-CTERM system CAAX-type protease, whose amino-acid sequence MRGWIKDLGLGTFPPFYKDPLFLLALLAGGLFWLLLWMRQPTNPLRPEELLSFSFFFLVLWQPAVEELLFRGFLQGAWLNSRWGGRSLFGISAANLGASIAFTFAHLFSHPPLWAAAVFFPSLLFGFFRDRHASLYPSLALHIFYNGGYFLLTGLPR is encoded by the coding sequence ATGCGCGGATGGATCAAGGACCTCGGCCTCGGCACCTTCCCTCCTTTTTATAAAGATCCCCTCTTTCTCCTCGCCCTCCTCGCGGGCGGTCTCTTCTGGCTCCTCCTCTGGATGCGCCAGCCGACAAACCCGCTGCGGCCGGAGGAGCTCCTCTCTTTTTCATTTTTCTTCTTGGTCCTCTGGCAGCCGGCGGTGGAAGAGCTCCTCTTCCGGGGCTTCCTTCAGGGCGCTTGGCTGAATTCCCGCTGGGGAGGTCGATCCCTCTTTGGTATCAGCGCCGCAAACCTCGGCGCCTCGATCGCTTTCACCTTCGCACATCTCTTCTCCCATCCTCCGCTCTGGGCTGCGGCGGTCTTTTTCCCCTCCCTCCTTTTCGGGTTTTTCAGAGACCGACATGCGAGCCTCTACCCTTCCCTTGCGCTTCATATTTTCTATAACGGCGGCTATTTTTTACTGACCGGCCTGCCCCGATAA
- a CDS encoding NAD(+)/NADH kinase: MKKIGIVLKPDHPQGKAALEHLIDWLQKRGREALLIQTTGPERTLPPALDMLIVLGGDGTLLSAARMVEGLDIPILGVNLGSLGFLTEVTLEELYPTLEKIFKEQYILDPRVMLKSTIRRGENEFPQPRVLNDVVISHGTLAKLIRLEITINHQFVTWLRADGLIVSTATGSTAYSLAAGGPILHPSLDAILLTPISPHMLTNRPIVVPADVAVEVVVKSTEKEALVTFDGQETFPLQGDDVIHIEASERRLKLIQSPHRNYYQVLRQKLKWGEG; the protein is encoded by the coding sequence ATGAAAAAAATCGGTATCGTCCTCAAGCCCGATCATCCCCAAGGGAAAGCCGCTCTGGAACATCTCATCGACTGGCTCCAGAAACGGGGGAGAGAAGCGCTCCTGATCCAGACGACCGGTCCGGAGCGGACGCTCCCCCCTGCGCTCGACATGTTGATCGTCCTCGGCGGGGACGGAACCCTCCTGTCGGCCGCACGGATGGTCGAAGGGCTCGACATCCCAATCCTCGGGGTAAATCTCGGCAGCCTCGGCTTTCTCACGGAGGTCACGCTGGAGGAGCTCTACCCGACCCTGGAGAAGATCTTCAAAGAACAATACATCCTCGATCCGAGGGTGATGCTCAAATCGACCATCCGCCGCGGAGAGAACGAGTTCCCGCAGCCCCGCGTCCTCAATGATGTCGTCATCAGCCACGGAACGCTGGCCAAACTAATCCGATTGGAGATCACCATCAATCATCAATTCGTCACCTGGCTGCGGGCCGACGGTTTGATCGTATCGACGGCCACCGGCTCCACCGCCTATTCTCTCGCCGCCGGCGGACCGATCCTTCACCCTTCGCTCGATGCGATCCTTCTGACGCCGATCTCGCCGCACATGTTGACCAACCGTCCGATCGTCGTTCCGGCCGATGTGGCGGTGGAGGTGGTCGTGAAGAGCACCGAGAAGGAGGCGCTCGTGACCTTCGATGGACAAGAGACCTTTCCGCTCCAGGGAGACGATGTGATCCATATCGAAGCCTCCGAGCGGCGGCTCAAATTGATCCAGTCTCCCCATCGAAACTACTATCAAGTGCTCCGCCAAAAACTGAAGTGGGGAGAGGGATGA
- the ndk gene encoding nucleoside-diphosphate kinase — MERTLSIIKPDAVSKNVMGDIIRRFEQNGLKIAAIQMRSLTRKEAEAFYHVHRERPFFASLAAFMISGPVVAMVLEGENAIVKNRTLMGATDPKKADKGTIRADLAASIEANAVHGSDSAESAAFEIPFFFSQLDLIR; from the coding sequence ATCGAGCGAACACTTTCCATTATCAAACCTGATGCGGTATCTAAAAACGTGATGGGTGACATCATCCGACGGTTCGAACAGAACGGTTTGAAAATCGCCGCCATCCAAATGCGTTCTCTGACCCGGAAAGAAGCAGAGGCGTTCTACCATGTTCACCGGGAGCGCCCTTTCTTCGCCAGCCTGGCCGCCTTTATGATCTCGGGCCCGGTCGTGGCAATGGTGCTGGAAGGGGAGAATGCCATCGTTAAGAATCGAACATTGATGGGGGCGACCGATCCGAAAAAAGCGGACAAAGGGACGATCCGCGCCGACCTTGCGGCGAGCATTGAGGCCAACGCGGTGCATGGCTCCGACTCCGCCGAGTCGGCGGCCTTTGAGATTCCTTTCTTCTTCAGCCAACTTGATCTGATTCGCTGA
- a CDS encoding transglycosylase SLT domain-containing protein encodes MRQTEISRIGTAFLGFSLVALLGSGSAIGAGEVTDLSVGSIQATVAVAAPLDASPDKESVTPDRTTPLEEIENEEHLPEDFFDLQTLEIPSDPLLSDLIPNTLDPSITYDVPIVFNELVKDYIVFFQTRLRDKFELWLARSGQYIPMMRNVLREHALPEDLVFLALIESGFNPKAFSRAKAAGPWQFIKGTGKKYGLRIDQWIDERRDPVKSTVAAARYLKDLYGMFGSWPLSMASYNAGEGRIMRAMARTKADDFWELKLSGHIRPETKNYVPKFMAATIIARNPQKYGFFIEYHPPFVYDEVEIPKSTSLKAIAKAAGVSLADIKLYNPELKKEMTPPGYPHYRLKLPMGTRETFLANFTPGAEKEPKVPKVNEVQKHRVSKGETLSSIARKYEVSIRSLLQANQIGKDRNLKAGNYLIIPLQN; translated from the coding sequence ATGAGGCAAACGGAGATCAGTCGAATCGGGACCGCTTTTTTGGGATTTTCGCTCGTCGCCCTGCTCGGTTCCGGTTCCGCGATCGGAGCGGGAGAGGTGACCGACCTTTCGGTCGGATCGATCCAGGCAACGGTCGCCGTCGCGGCCCCGCTCGACGCCTCTCCAGATAAAGAGAGCGTCACCCCCGATCGGACCACCCCGCTGGAAGAGATCGAAAACGAAGAACATCTTCCTGAAGACTTTTTTGACCTGCAGACACTTGAGATCCCCTCCGATCCGTTGCTCTCCGATTTGATTCCCAATACGCTGGACCCCTCGATTACCTATGACGTTCCGATCGTTTTCAATGAATTGGTAAAAGATTACATCGTCTTTTTCCAGACGCGGCTTCGGGACAAATTTGAACTCTGGCTCGCCCGTTCCGGGCAGTACATTCCGATGATGCGGAATGTCCTCCGGGAGCATGCGCTGCCGGAAGATCTGGTCTTCCTTGCATTGATTGAAAGCGGATTTAATCCGAAGGCCTTCTCCCGCGCCAAGGCGGCCGGTCCGTGGCAATTTATCAAAGGGACCGGGAAAAAATACGGCTTGAGAATCGATCAATGGATTGATGAACGAAGAGATCCGGTCAAATCGACCGTCGCCGCTGCAAGATACTTAAAAGACCTTTATGGCATGTTCGGATCGTGGCCGTTGTCGATGGCCTCATACAACGCCGGGGAAGGGAGGATCATGCGGGCGATGGCTCGGACCAAGGCCGACGACTTCTGGGAATTAAAACTGTCGGGCCACATCCGTCCTGAAACGAAAAATTACGTCCCCAAATTCATGGCGGCGACGATTATCGCGAGGAATCCGCAAAAATACGGCTTCTTCATCGAGTACCACCCTCCATTCGTTTACGACGAAGTGGAGATTCCGAAATCGACCTCTCTCAAGGCAATCGCAAAGGCGGCCGGTGTCTCCCTTGCCGATATTAAACTCTACAATCCGGAGCTAAAGAAAGAGATGACTCCGCCGGGGTACCCGCACTATCGGCTTAAGCTTCCGATGGGAACCCGCGAAACCTTCCTGGCCAATTTTACCCCCGGCGCAGAGAAAGAGCCGAAGGTGCCAAAGGTAAATGAGGTCCAAAAGCACCGCGTTTCAAAGGGGGAGACCCTCAGCTCGATCGCCCGAAAATATGAGGTGAGCATCCGGAGCCTCTTGCAGGCAAATCAGATCGGGAAAGACCGCAACCTTAAGGCCGGCAACTACCTGATCATTCCGCTCCAGAACTAA
- a CDS encoding NAD(P) transhydrogenase subunit alpha, translating into MSSDIEIGLYVFMLAGFLGFEVISRVPPLLHTPLMSGTNAISGISLVGSIVVAGTQETTFSTILGFIAVTAASINVVGGFMITDRMLKMFRKRQEVA; encoded by the coding sequence ATGTCTTCAGATATAGAGATCGGACTTTATGTCTTCATGCTCGCCGGATTTCTCGGCTTTGAAGTCATCTCACGTGTGCCGCCGCTGCTGCACACCCCGCTGATGTCGGGAACGAACGCCATCTCGGGAATCTCGCTCGTCGGGTCGATCGTGGTGGCCGGAACCCAGGAGACGACCTTCAGCACCATTCTCGGATTCATCGCCGTGACCGCCGCCAGCATCAACGTCGTCGGCGGCTTCATGATCACCGACCGGATGTTGAAGATGTTCAGAAAACGCCAGGAGGTTGCATAA
- a CDS encoding NAD(P)(+) transhydrogenase (Re/Si-specific) subunit beta — MSTKTFIDFAYLAASVLFILGLKGLASPEKARRGIIYAEIGMLLAVVGTLLHKDIISYEWIFAGILLGAAIGAPMAIFMPMTAMPQRIALSHAFGALAASLVGIAKYYHYAPNIPPYIMAALSFEVLFGALTFTGSLMAFGKLQELITGVPIVYKGQNVMNISLFGIAAAIGIYLVFNPANSFLFITLFLVSLALGVLFVLPIGGADMPTVISLLNSYAGLAGAATGFVLHNNVLIIAGALDGTSGFLLSVIMCKAMNRSFSNVIFGAFGQVAAPAPEAAAKQQATVRSGTPGDAAEIFRAAKLVIVVPGYGMAVAQAQHAVRELAELMEKNGTAVKYAIHPVAGRMPGHMNVLLAEANVPYDQLLDMDDINPEFEHADVSLVIGANDVVNPAAKTDPSSPIYGMPILDVEKSKTVIVLKRSMNPGFAGIDNALFIQPNTMMVFGDAKGTLTKMAEELKKL, encoded by the coding sequence ATGTCTACCAAGACTTTTATTGACTTTGCCTACCTCGCCGCCTCGGTTCTTTTCATTCTCGGATTGAAGGGGCTCGCCTCGCCGGAGAAGGCGCGCCGCGGGATTATTTACGCCGAGATCGGAATGCTCCTCGCCGTCGTCGGGACCCTGCTCCACAAAGATATTATCAGCTATGAGTGGATCTTCGCCGGCATCCTGCTCGGCGCGGCGATCGGCGCGCCGATGGCGATCTTCATGCCGATGACGGCGATGCCGCAGCGGATCGCCCTCTCCCATGCCTTCGGCGCGCTGGCCGCCTCGTTGGTCGGCATCGCGAAGTATTATCACTATGCGCCGAACATTCCTCCCTATATCATGGCCGCCCTTTCGTTTGAAGTCCTCTTCGGCGCGTTGACCTTCACCGGGAGCTTGATGGCCTTTGGAAAACTACAGGAGCTGATCACCGGCGTCCCGATCGTCTACAAGGGACAGAATGTCATGAACATCTCCCTCTTCGGGATTGCGGCGGCGATCGGCATCTACCTCGTTTTTAATCCGGCAAACAGTTTTCTCTTCATCACCCTTTTCTTGGTTTCTCTCGCCCTCGGCGTTCTCTTTGTTCTCCCGATCGGCGGCGCCGACATGCCGACGGTGATCTCGCTCTTAAACTCCTATGCCGGTCTCGCCGGCGCCGCCACCGGCTTCGTCCTTCATAATAACGTCCTCATCATCGCCGGCGCGCTCGACGGCACCTCCGGCTTTCTCCTCTCGGTGATCATGTGCAAGGCGATGAACCGCTCCTTCTCGAACGTCATCTTCGGCGCTTTCGGGCAGGTCGCCGCGCCGGCCCCGGAAGCGGCCGCCAAGCAACAGGCGACCGTCCGAAGCGGCACACCGGGCGATGCGGCGGAGATCTTCCGAGCGGCCAAATTGGTGATCGTCGTCCCCGGTTATGGGATGGCGGTGGCGCAGGCGCAGCATGCCGTTCGTGAACTCGCCGAGTTGATGGAAAAGAACGGAACCGCCGTCAAATATGCGATCCACCCGGTCGCCGGCAGGATGCCGGGACATATGAACGTTCTGTTGGCCGAAGCGAATGTCCCCTACGATCAGCTGCTCGATATGGACGACATCAATCCCGAGTTCGAGCATGCCGATGTCTCACTCGTCATCGGAGCGAACGACGTCGTCAATCCGGCCGCGAAGACCGATCCGAGCAGCCCGATCTACGGGATGCCGATCTTGGACGTCGAGAAATCGAAAACGGTGATCGTCTTGAAGCGGAGCATGAACCCCGGTTTTGCGGGGATCGACAACGCCCTCTTCATTCAGCCGAATACGATGATGGTTTTTGGGGATGCGAAGGGAACCTTGACGAAGATGGCCGAGGAGCTTAAGAAACTTTAG